The segment CGATCAAGGCAATAAAGCTAGCTGTAAATGCAGTCAGTGCGCCCAAACTAACGAGTGTATTCATGTTGGGGACATTGCGGCGTAGTCCCTGCCAGCCCTCTACAATCATCGATCGTCCTGGAAAGCTCAAAGCTGCGATCGCGAGTCCGCAGTGAACCCAAACATCGCTGAGCAAAGGAATTCCCAAATGCCCGATCGTCGAGAAAATCAGCAACAGAATCGCGATCGCTAAATTGGTCGTCTGCTGTTTTTGTTCGAGTTGCCGACGCTCGGCTAAATCTTCTGCACGGGTTGAATCTTCAGACGTGCGAGGCTGACTTGGAAATCCAGCTTCTGTCAAAGTTGCAGCAAGATGGTCAGGATCAACTGAGCGATCGCATTCCACGGTTGCGAGTTCAGTCACCAAATTGACTGTGGCAGATTTGACTCCGGGTTGTTGGATTAATTGTTTTTCAACGGCTCGAACGCATCCGGCGCATTTCATGCCAGTGATATCGATCGTGACAGTTTCAGTTGATTCGAGAGTAGGTGATAAGAGAGCTTCAGACACAATTCAGCGCTCCGGAAAACTTCTTTCTTGAGCGTAGAAGAGTTTGACTAAATTGTGGAGAGTTTTTCTAATCTTTCAAGGTATCGCGCCGAAACCAGAGGAAGTAAATGACTAAACCAATCTGCACCGGAACGAGCGCGAGATAATTTTTCAGAATTGGATTGATATCCAGCGAGGAAAAGGCATTGAAATATCCCATTCCTAACAGGGCACAGAGAAAGTACAGCGAGGGTTTGGGCAGTTTTTGCAGCATTAGGGCGATCGCTCGAAGTTGGGAGAGACTAACGAAACTCCGAGTTTTTCAAAAACTCGGAGTTCTCACATTACGTAAAACTTTTAGCGGTTTGACTAAAACCAGCCTTTTTTGTTCTGAACGTAGGTTGCAACAAAGTCCTCGTCGGATTTAGTCAAATAGATGATCCCTTCAACCAATCCAACAATCCCTGTCAAACCGCAGGTCGGAAGGCAGGCAATGAGCATAATAATGCCTTCAGTTGTATATCCCAAAACAAACTTGTGAACACCAAGTCCACCTAATAAGATGCCGCAAATTCCTGCTGCAACTTTCTTGTTCGCGTCGCTCGAAGACCCACTCGTCATATGTTTAAAGTCCTTATCGAAACTCATCTAATACGACCGCAGTGTACCCTAGCTTTATCAATTCCAAACACAAAATTTACACTTGTTCTAAGTAGATGTACTGCCTAATAAGAACAAAGTTAACAGGGTTCCACTATTCCAGAGTGCATGGAGTAGCACTGATGCCATCAAATTTTGAGTACGGGTATAAACGAATCCCAGAATAATTCCTAACACGGTCAACGGTGCAACTTCGGACAAACTGAGATGCACGATCGCGAAAATTAACCCACTCAACACGATCGCTTGCCAAGTTGTGAAATATCGCGTCAATGAAGGCAGTAAAAATCCTCGGAAAAATGTCTCCTCAAACAAAGGAGCTAAAATCGCTGCGGTAATGAAAAACAGCGTAATTGCGATTCCGTCTTGACCTTCGAGTGCGATCGACAATAAAGGATTACTTCCTCCGCGCCCTTGCCAAATCTTTTCATTGACCCAAGAAACTCCCACCAGTAACGGATACGCCGCAACATAGCCTCCAACTCCCCACAGCAGCCATTTGCCCTTCAAGCTGAAGCGAAACCAATTGTCTTCTAACGATAAGAACCGTTTAATCGAGGCATAGAGCACGCCTAAACCGCCCGCAGCTAGACAAACATAAGTAATCAGCGCGAGAACTGCGCGATCGCGAACTGTAAACATCGTCGGATCAATCTGAAACGCCGATTTCGCCACTGCAAGTCCTGTCGGCAGAAGAATCTGCCCAATCAAAATTTGACCAACAGCAAAAAATCCAACGACTAAAACCTGCCAAGTGATTTCATAATCCCAAGGCACCGTCCATTTGATCAGATTTGTGCCGACTAAAAGCGACTGTTTGCGCTGAAGCAGCCATTGACCTGCTAGAAAGAGCAGCAAGCCAAATCCAAGAACCATAGCAATGGTTGGAATCGCATTCGCAGTGACCCATTTCGTGAGGGCTGACTGAGACTCGACTTGTTCGAGCGATCGCAATTCATTCAAAGCAGTTTCTCGTTGCTCTAAGGTGTAGAGCTTTTCTAGGGCGCGGTTGCGAAACCAGCCGTTGAGATTTTGTTTCAGAATAGATTCTGCTTGCGGTGGTAACGAATTTTGCCAAAGGGCGGTGAGGGTAGTCGCCGTCGATCGTAATTCGCTGCTTTTCTTGGTTTGTGATCCCGTTGTCTTCAGCGTTGCCCAACTTTTCAGTGCGGCTTCTACTTGGTTTTGCTGCGTTTGAAGAATACCAATTCTAATATCTAATTCATCTCTAAGGGTTTGCTGTTTTGCAAGCTCTACCTTGATCGGATCGGTTGCAGAATCTTCCTCAATTTGAGACTGAGCAGACACGATGGCTTTCTCAACCGACGATCGTGTGTCTTGATAGGCTTTCAATGCTGTTTTTTGCGGCGTTCGATCCGTTAAAACGGGCGTGGTTTGGTTGCCTCGATATTCCGCTGCCTCTAGAAGTAAATCATTCTGGGCTAGCTCTAAGCGGCTTTGAAACTGAGGCTGACTCCAACTTCCAATCAGATCGAACGTAATTGCTGCGATCGCAACGAACGTTAAACCCCACAATAAAATCCGCTTCGCTGTCATAAAGTTCTCCTAGTGCCCTTAGCTATTTTAGAGAACCGCGACGGAACTGAAGATCATTTCAGGAGGTCATTCATGCAGCAGTCTGGACTGGCATGAACGCTGAAAAAATTAGGATCGCCTGAAATGCTGATTCGATTTGGTGAAAAAGGCATGTAGATTGTTTTTTCTCTATCCGTTTACTTTCATCGCTTTCCGGTTCCCTGCTATGATCCCCTCTAATCTCCTCACAAGTCCTGACTGAATGGCTCAAATCAACAGTGCATTCACGCTCTTTATGAGTTTGATGGTCGAGGCAATGCCCTTTTTGCTACTTGGGGTGCTGTTCTCTGGCTTGCTGCAATTTTTTATCGATGAGCGAAAGCTTGTGGCGATTTTACCCAAAAACGCTTTTCTGGGTGCATTTGTCGGTAGCTGTATTGGATTTCTCTTTCCGGTCTGTGAATGCGGTAATGTGCCTGTGGCTCGACGGCTTTTGTTACAAGGTGCGCCGACTTCGGTCGCGATCGGGTTTCTCTTAGCCGCGCCGACGATTAATCCGATCGTATTTTGGGCAACTTGGACCGCTTTTCGTGATCAGCCCGAAGTCGTTTTCTTTCGTATCCTATTTTCGCTGATTATTGCGACCGTAATCGGCTGGGTTTTTAGTGTGCAAAAAGATGTCCGCCCTTTGCTGCAGTCGGGTGTTGCCGCTTACATGAATCGCAAGTTAGAAGCCTCGTCTTCAGCGTCGCCATTATTACAATCTGGCACTTATTTCCTAGGACAGTCGAATAAACCTCTGATCACTGACCCGCTCGAATATCAAGCGATGCTCAGTAACAAAACCGAGAAACCTGCAAATTATCGGTTTCACCTGTTGCTCGATAACACGATTCAAGAGATGCGCGAGTTGGGTGGAGTCTTGGTTTTAGGTAGTGCGATCGCGGCAATTCTCCAAGTCTTCGTCCCGCGTGACTTTATTCTGGGATTGGGTCAAGATAATGTGACTTCTATTCTCGCAATGTTGCTGCTGGCAGCAGTGGTTTCGATTTGCTCGACTGTGGACTCGTTTTTTGCGTTGTCATTTGCTTCGACTTTTACCACAGGTTCACTGGTCGCTTTTCTGGTATTTGGTCCGATGATCGATCTCAAAGGTGTGGGATTGATGCTATCGGTATTTAAGCCGAGGGCAATTCTGTATATCTTTGGATTGGCGGGTCTGTTGAC is part of the Leptolyngbya boryana PCC 6306 genome and harbors:
- a CDS encoding TM2 domain-containing protein translates to MSFDKDFKHMTSGSSSDANKKVAAGICGILLGGLGVHKFVLGYTTEGIIMLIACLPTCGLTGIVGLVEGIIYLTKSDEDFVATYVQNKKGWF
- a CDS encoding CPBP family intramembrane glutamic endopeptidase; translation: MTAKRILLWGLTFVAIAAITFDLIGSWSQPQFQSRLELAQNDLLLEAAEYRGNQTTPVLTDRTPQKTALKAYQDTRSSVEKAIVSAQSQIEEDSATDPIKVELAKQQTLRDELDIRIGILQTQQNQVEAALKSWATLKTTGSQTKKSSELRSTATTLTALWQNSLPPQAESILKQNLNGWFRNRALEKLYTLEQRETALNELRSLEQVESQSALTKWVTANAIPTIAMVLGFGLLLFLAGQWLLQRKQSLLVGTNLIKWTVPWDYEITWQVLVVGFFAVGQILIGQILLPTGLAVAKSAFQIDPTMFTVRDRAVLALITYVCLAAGGLGVLYASIKRFLSLEDNWFRFSLKGKWLLWGVGGYVAAYPLLVGVSWVNEKIWQGRGGSNPLLSIALEGQDGIAITLFFITAAILAPLFEETFFRGFLLPSLTRYFTTWQAIVLSGLIFAIVHLSLSEVAPLTVLGIILGFVYTRTQNLMASVLLHALWNSGTLLTLFLLGSTST
- a CDS encoding permease; the protein is MAQINSAFTLFMSLMVEAMPFLLLGVLFSGLLQFFIDERKLVAILPKNAFLGAFVGSCIGFLFPVCECGNVPVARRLLLQGAPTSVAIGFLLAAPTINPIVFWATWTAFRDQPEVVFFRILFSLIIATVIGWVFSVQKDVRPLLQSGVAAYMNRKLEASSSASPLLQSGTYFLGQSNKPLITDPLEYQAMLSNKTEKPANYRFHLLLDNTIQEMRELGGVLVLGSAIAAILQVFVPRDFILGLGQDNVTSILAMLLLAAVVSICSTVDSFFALSFASTFTTGSLVAFLVFGPMIDLKGVGLMLSVFKPRAILYIFGLAGLLTFLFCLFVNLYIS